The following are from one region of the Coturnix japonica isolate 7356 chromosome 23, Coturnix japonica 2.1, whole genome shotgun sequence genome:
- the ADPRS gene encoding ADP-ribose glycohydrolase ARH3 isoform X1 — protein MLHTEFGIPQPHPEFLGGIRTRVPSAPPFSPPRRKGALLPVREALRRKMAATGSCSGRAALSRSRPPPSRFRGCLSGALLGDCLGAVFEGRSVVKLQDLMSFLSGLEPTGGEGEPAGSAQRETLTYTDDTAMSRSVVQSLLAKREFDEVDMAKRFAEEYKKEPNRGYGMAVVNVFKKLLSPKCTDVFEPARAQFNGKGSYGNGGAMRVAGIPLTYSDVQDVKKFAKLSAELTHANSLGYNGAILQALAVHLALQGELSRETFLEQLISHMEDVEADDKSLTDARALGFEDLPFSRRLKKIKEFLELSSVPKADVLFELGNGIAALRSVPTAIYSFLRCMEADPDIPEHYNNLQRTIIYCISLGGDTDTIATMAGAIAGAYYGEEQIPLSWEQSCEAFQETQKMANSLHELYCQRL, from the exons ATGTTACACACTGAGTTTGGGATCCCGCAGCCGCACCCCGAGTTCCTCGGCGGGATTCGAACTCGCGTCCCCTCGGCTCCACCTTTCAGTCCTCCACGCCGCAAGGGGGCGCTGTTGCCGGTCCGGGAGGCGTTGCGACGCAAGATGGCGGCGACGGGATCGTGTTCAGGCCGCGCTGCCTTGTCCCGTTCTCGGCCTCCTCCCTCTCGATTCCGGGGCTGTTTGTCCGGAGCTCTGCTCGGTGACTGCCTGGGAGCCGTGTTCGAGGGTCGGAGCGTGGTGAAGCTGCAGGATTTGATGAGCTTTCTAAGCGGCCTGGAGCCCACGGGCGGTGAGGGGGAGCCGGCAGGGAGCGCTCAGAGAG AAACTCTTACCTACACGGATGACACGGCCATGAGCCGGTCTGTGGTGCAATCCCTGCTGGCCAAGAGGGAGTTTGATGAAGTTGACATGGCCAAGAG GTTTGCTGAGGAGTACAAGAAGGAACCCAACAGGGGCTATGGGATGGCTGTTGTCAATGTCTTTAAGAAGCTGCTGAGCCCCAAGTGCACTGATGTGTTTGAGCCAGCAAGAGCTCAATTCAACGGGAAAGGCTCCTATGGAAATGGTGGTGCCATGAGGGTTGCAGGCATTCCTCTCACCTATTCTGATGTTCAGGATGTTAAGAAG TTTGCAAAGCTCAGTGCTGAGTTAACCCATGCCAACTCCTTGGGCTACAACGGGGCCATCCTGCAGGCCCTGGCAGTGCATCTCGCCTTGCAGGGAGAGCTCAGCAGGGAGACCTTCCTTGAGCAGCTCATCAGCCACATGGAGGATGTAGAGGCGGATGATAAGTCTCTTACTGATGCCAGAGC GCTGGGATTTGAGGACTTACCGTTTTCAAGGcgtctgaagaaaataaaggaatttctGGAGCTCAGCAGCGTTCCCAAAGCGGATGTATTGTTTGAATTAG GCAATGGCATCGCTGCTTTGAGGTCTGTCCCCACTGCCATTTACTCCTTCCTGCGCTGTATGGAAGCTGACCCAGATATTCCTGAACACTACAACAACCTGCAGAGGACCATCATCTACTGTATCTCTCTGGGTGGTGATACAGACACCATTGCTACCATGGCAGGAGCCATTGCAGGGGCTTATTACGGGGAAGAACAGATACCCCTGAgttgggagcagagctgtgaagcTTTTCAAGAGACACAGAAGATGGCAAATAGCTTACATGAACTGTACTGCCAACGGCTCTGA
- the ADPRS gene encoding ADP-ribose glycohydrolase ARH3 isoform X2, with translation MLHTEFGIPQPHPEFLGGIRTRVPSAPPFSPPRRKGALLPVREALRRKMAATGSCSGRAALSRSRPPPSRFRGCLSGALLGDCLGAVFEGRSVVKLQDLMSFLSGLEPTGETLTYTDDTAMSRSVVQSLLAKREFDEVDMAKRFAEEYKKEPNRGYGMAVVNVFKKLLSPKCTDVFEPARAQFNGKGSYGNGGAMRVAGIPLTYSDVQDVKKFAKLSAELTHANSLGYNGAILQALAVHLALQGELSRETFLEQLISHMEDVEADDKSLTDARALGFEDLPFSRRLKKIKEFLELSSVPKADVLFELGNGIAALRSVPTAIYSFLRCMEADPDIPEHYNNLQRTIIYCISLGGDTDTIATMAGAIAGAYYGEEQIPLSWEQSCEAFQETQKMANSLHELYCQRL, from the exons ATGTTACACACTGAGTTTGGGATCCCGCAGCCGCACCCCGAGTTCCTCGGCGGGATTCGAACTCGCGTCCCCTCGGCTCCACCTTTCAGTCCTCCACGCCGCAAGGGGGCGCTGTTGCCGGTCCGGGAGGCGTTGCGACGCAAGATGGCGGCGACGGGATCGTGTTCAGGCCGCGCTGCCTTGTCCCGTTCTCGGCCTCCTCCCTCTCGATTCCGGGGCTGTTTGTCCGGAGCTCTGCTCGGTGACTGCCTGGGAGCCGTGTTCGAGGGTCGGAGCGTGGTGAAGCTGCAGGATTTGATGAGCTTTCTAAGCGGCCTGGAGCCCACGGGCG AAACTCTTACCTACACGGATGACACGGCCATGAGCCGGTCTGTGGTGCAATCCCTGCTGGCCAAGAGGGAGTTTGATGAAGTTGACATGGCCAAGAG GTTTGCTGAGGAGTACAAGAAGGAACCCAACAGGGGCTATGGGATGGCTGTTGTCAATGTCTTTAAGAAGCTGCTGAGCCCCAAGTGCACTGATGTGTTTGAGCCAGCAAGAGCTCAATTCAACGGGAAAGGCTCCTATGGAAATGGTGGTGCCATGAGGGTTGCAGGCATTCCTCTCACCTATTCTGATGTTCAGGATGTTAAGAAG TTTGCAAAGCTCAGTGCTGAGTTAACCCATGCCAACTCCTTGGGCTACAACGGGGCCATCCTGCAGGCCCTGGCAGTGCATCTCGCCTTGCAGGGAGAGCTCAGCAGGGAGACCTTCCTTGAGCAGCTCATCAGCCACATGGAGGATGTAGAGGCGGATGATAAGTCTCTTACTGATGCCAGAGC GCTGGGATTTGAGGACTTACCGTTTTCAAGGcgtctgaagaaaataaaggaatttctGGAGCTCAGCAGCGTTCCCAAAGCGGATGTATTGTTTGAATTAG GCAATGGCATCGCTGCTTTGAGGTCTGTCCCCACTGCCATTTACTCCTTCCTGCGCTGTATGGAAGCTGACCCAGATATTCCTGAACACTACAACAACCTGCAGAGGACCATCATCTACTGTATCTCTCTGGGTGGTGATACAGACACCATTGCTACCATGGCAGGAGCCATTGCAGGGGCTTATTACGGGGAAGAACAGATACCCCTGAgttgggagcagagctgtgaagcTTTTCAAGAGACACAGAAGATGGCAAATAGCTTACATGAACTGTACTGCCAACGGCTCTGA
- the TEKT2 gene encoding tektin-2 has product MAALSVKPGQRFTVPDWDANSRLISADAESQRSASHQLRQEARGLRNETNNQAKWDEHDNRTRLAERIDSLNRWKETLDKCLADTDEEIDALAKVKEAAERALQAKNLSFDVTMECLTLRESRRSIDVVRDPVEEELHKEMKAIEKAKKELQEKVHEVFEQLCLLQEARQQLSFDHRGKMEALEIDRTCLSLSINSPNISYKVNPTRIPNGSTAVDEWDQNSQYNKEHAEEEMKASTKLREATMLSIAQTNNELEAQRVATEFAFRKRIRDMERAYDELKWQEKNTLEEIAEMEEDIRRLEEDLRRKMQDLKVAHTRLETRTYRPNVELCRDQVQYGLTDEVQQLEASIRALKMKLAEAQDALDGLYRQLHRIQTDMACKANSLVLDNKCMDSRKKLVVPAEKFVPQVDTFNRTTNRPPSPPRDGQLELG; this is encoded by the exons ATGGCAGCACTGAGCGTCAAACCGGGACAGAGATTCACTGTGCCCGACTGGGACGCCAACTCCCGTCTCATCTCCGCCGATGCCGAGAGCCAACGCTCCGCATCGCATCAGCTCCGGCAGGAAGCACGAGGGCTGCGAAACGAAACCAACAACCAG GCGAAATGGGATGAACACGACAACCGAACCCGGCTGGCTGAGCGCATCGACagcctgaacagatggaagGAGACCCTGGACAAATGCCTTGCAGACACGGACGAGGAAATCGATGCTTTGGCCAAA gtgaaggaagcagcagaacGAGCCCTGCAGGCCAAGAATTTGTCCTTTGATGTGACCATGGAGTGTCTGACGCTCCGTGAAAGCCGACGTTCCATCGACGTGGTGAGGGACCCcgtggaggaggagctgcacaAAGAGATGAAGGCGATTGAGAAAGCcaagaaggagctgcaggagaaagtGCACGAAGTCTTCGAACAGCTGTG CCTCCTGCAGGAAGCACgtcagcagctcagctttgaTCACCGTGGCAAGATGGAAGCGTTGGAAATAGATCGTACTTGCTTATCGCTCAGCATCAACTCTCCCAACATCTCCTACAAGGTGAACCCAACACGGATCCCAAACGG ATCCACTGCGGTTGATGAGTGGGATCAGAATAGCCAATACAACAAAGAACACGCTGAGGAGGAAATGAAGGCTTCGACTAAGCTCCGAGAAGCAACAATGCTTTCCATTGCCCAG ACAAACAACGAGCTGGAGGCTCAGCGTGTAGCCACAGAGTTTGCCTTCCGCAAGAGGATCAGAGACATGGAGAGAGCCTACGATGAGCTGAAATGgcaggagaaaaat ACCTTAGAGGAGATTGCTGAGATGGAAGAGGACATCAGGCGCCTGGAGGAGGATCTAAGGAGGAAGATGCAGGATCTGAAGGTGGCACACACCCGCCTGGAGACCCGCACCTACCGGCCCAACgtggagctctgcagggacCAG GTACAATATGGGCTCACGGATGAGGtccagcagctggaagcatCGATCCGTGCACTCAAGATGAAGCTTGCAGAAGCACA GGATGCCCTGGATGGTCTGTACCGCCAGCTGCACCGCATTCAGACCGACATGGCTTGCAAAGCCAATTCCTTGGTGCTGGACAACAAGTGCATGGACAGCCGCAAGAAGCTGGTGGTGCCTGCAGAGAAGTTCGTCCCGCAGGTGGATACGTTCAACCGCACCACCAACAGGCCGCCATCCCCACCCAGAGAcgggcagctggagctgggatAG